One Qipengyuania gaetbuli genomic region harbors:
- the lptG gene encoding LPS export ABC transporter permease LptG, protein MQLAFFPSRTLTTYLAKLFVVRILAVLIMLVLVLMMLDLLSNSGKILAVEGNGQGELLTYAGLRIPQLIQRFLPYSVLLATLISLVTLNQNSEVIAMKAAGLSAHQVLAPLLLTAAIVGGASFVFNERVVTRATATLKAWEAAEYGPIPEESNVRANVYLTDGENVLTAAQLAGSGNAIAMRKVTWYRRSPEGAIMEQVVADRATYAAPGWKLEDVERFEVATATSRKEAELLVGEGLTPDQIDLARIDPDAVPFWELGASIDAYEEAGRRTGELRAKWWHKLSGPLSSFLMPLLGAVAAFGLARSGQLFLRAIIGMALGFAYFVVDNAALAMGSFGGYPPFLAAWAPFFLFLLIGETLLIRTEE, encoded by the coding sequence ATGCAGCTCGCATTCTTCCCCTCGCGTACGCTGACGACCTATCTGGCCAAGCTCTTCGTGGTTCGCATCCTTGCGGTGCTGATCATGCTCGTGCTCGTCCTCATGATGCTCGACCTCCTGTCGAACAGCGGCAAGATCCTGGCGGTAGAGGGGAACGGGCAAGGCGAACTTCTCACCTATGCCGGCCTCAGGATACCGCAGCTGATCCAGCGCTTCCTGCCTTATTCGGTTCTGCTGGCGACGCTGATCAGCCTCGTCACGCTCAACCAGAACAGCGAGGTCATCGCGATGAAGGCTGCGGGCCTGTCGGCCCACCAGGTGCTGGCCCCGCTGCTGCTGACCGCAGCAATCGTGGGAGGAGCCAGCTTCGTCTTCAACGAGCGCGTCGTCACCCGCGCAACGGCCACGCTAAAGGCGTGGGAGGCGGCGGAATACGGACCTATTCCCGAGGAATCGAACGTCCGCGCCAATGTCTATCTGACCGACGGCGAGAACGTCCTCACCGCAGCGCAGCTGGCGGGGTCCGGCAACGCAATCGCCATGCGCAAGGTCACCTGGTACCGCCGCAGCCCCGAAGGCGCGATCATGGAACAGGTTGTCGCCGACCGCGCAACCTATGCCGCCCCCGGCTGGAAGCTGGAAGACGTGGAACGTTTCGAGGTGGCCACCGCAACCTCGCGCAAGGAAGCCGAATTGCTCGTCGGCGAAGGCCTCACGCCTGACCAGATCGACCTCGCGCGGATCGATCCCGACGCAGTCCCTTTCTGGGAACTGGGCGCCTCGATCGACGCCTACGAGGAAGCCGGTCGCCGCACCGGGGAATTGCGCGCCAAGTGGTGGCACAAGCTTTCCGGCCCGCTTTCGTCCTTCCTCATGCCGCTGCTCGGCGCAGTAGCTGCGTTCGGCCTAGCGCGATCGGGCCAGCTGTTCCTGCGCGCGATCATCGGCATGGCGCTGGGCTTTGCCTATTTCGTGGTCGACAATGCTGCATTGGCGATGGGCAGCTTCGGCGGCTACCCGCCTTTCCTTGCCGCCTGGGCACCGTTCTTCCTGTTCCTGCTGATCGGCGAGACCCTGCTGATCCGCACCGAGGAATGA
- a CDS encoding LptF/LptG family permease has product MFNFIPAIDRYIFRLVVVPMLGVFALAASLLTLDKMLRLLDFVAVEGGPIGVVFKMLATLVPEYASLAIPLGLLLGILLAFRKLATTSELDVFRAVGLSYGRLLRIPFLITAFLMAVNVALVFFVQPVSRFTYERLEYELRSGALGASIKVGEFTTLADRMALRIEQSEDDGRKLMGIFARVSNTKGQVLSISAQEGAFLATTDDPDTIILRLTNGTIVQDTGSQTPRVLTFTRHDLPIDLPAIEEFRDRGEDEREYILPELLRIGWADNQTETKRDASQASFNFRLVEVVMMALMPLLAVSLGIPPKRSTSALGVFLSIIMVVAYHKINQYGEDVAALGLADPILALWGPFVVFAALILWMYWRVAHVPGGQAIGALENWFAKISKRIGKLFRRRRRPLIDDPMTAEG; this is encoded by the coding sequence GTGTTCAATTTCATCCCCGCCATCGACCGCTACATTTTCCGGCTGGTAGTCGTGCCGATGCTGGGCGTGTTCGCGCTTGCCGCCTCGCTGCTCACGCTCGACAAGATGCTCCGCCTGCTCGACTTCGTCGCGGTGGAGGGCGGCCCCATCGGCGTGGTGTTCAAGATGCTGGCGACGCTGGTGCCCGAATACGCCAGCCTCGCGATCCCGCTGGGCCTGCTGCTCGGCATCCTGCTGGCATTCCGCAAGCTGGCGACGACGAGCGAGCTCGACGTCTTCCGCGCCGTCGGCCTCAGCTACGGCCGCCTGTTACGCATCCCCTTTCTCATCACCGCCTTCCTGATGGCGGTAAACGTGGCGCTGGTGTTCTTCGTGCAGCCAGTCAGCCGCTTCACTTACGAACGGCTCGAATACGAACTGCGTTCGGGTGCGCTGGGCGCATCGATCAAGGTGGGCGAGTTCACCACCCTTGCCGACCGCATGGCACTGCGCATCGAGCAGAGCGAGGACGACGGGCGCAAGCTGATGGGCATCTTCGCCCGCGTTTCCAACACCAAGGGGCAGGTTCTCTCGATCTCCGCGCAGGAAGGCGCTTTCCTGGCGACCACCGACGATCCGGATACGATCATCCTGCGCCTGACCAACGGCACGATCGTGCAAGATACCGGCAGCCAGACGCCGCGCGTGCTGACCTTCACTCGCCACGACTTGCCCATCGACCTCCCCGCAATCGAGGAATTCCGCGACCGCGGCGAGGACGAGCGCGAATATATCCTTCCCGAACTGCTCCGCATCGGCTGGGCCGACAACCAGACGGAGACCAAGCGCGATGCCAGCCAGGCAAGCTTCAATTTCCGCCTGGTCGAGGTGGTGATGATGGCGCTGATGCCCTTGCTGGCCGTATCACTGGGCATTCCGCCCAAGCGATCGACAAGCGCGCTGGGCGTCTTCCTGTCGATCATCATGGTCGTCGCCTACCACAAGATAAACCAGTACGGGGAGGACGTCGCCGCGCTGGGACTTGCCGATCCGATCCTGGCGCTGTGGGGGCCATTCGTCGTCTTCGCTGCACTGATATTGTGGATGTACTGGCGCGTGGCCCATGTCCCGGGCGGACAGGCCATCGGCGCGCTGGAGAACTGGTTCGCCAAGATATCTAAGCGCATCGGGAAGCTGTTCCGCAGGCGGCGGAGGCCGCTGATCGACGATCCCATGACGGCGGAGGGCTGA